The Manis javanica isolate MJ-LG chromosome 2, MJ_LKY, whole genome shotgun sequence genome contains a region encoding:
- the LOC140847688 gene encoding uncharacterized protein, which translates to MENSLTPKLPRGPGRGADSRTRDGRGPRGPRLKGGGGGQAGGEAERTSAQVVGARQRSGGGVLQGPPARARALGQICRSGAQCFAAVCRPPWGCPVHVASLGAGGPGRAASATASLSLLLPLLLQQPAPSPPPAAPRARSQSPPPGASGAGGKRLPPRRVAGRAGPRRSRSCGAGARAGCVCRCSPAEATAPASLLRGGPCAPPSPAWSGRPRVNELDFGLNPKVFTSLRKKKKNWQVLHRRVHKAATA; encoded by the exons atggaaaATTCCCTCACACCCAAGCTGCCCCGGGGCCCCGGACGGGGCGCCGACTCTCGCACCCGGGACGGGCGCGGACCGCGGGGCCCGCGgctgaagggaggagggggaggccagGCTGGAGGGGAGGCCGAGCGAACTTCGGCTCAAGTAGTTGGGGCGCGCCAACGCAGTGGGGGCGGGGTCCTCCAGGGTCCCCCAGCGCGGGCCCGTGCCCTGGGGCAGATCTGCAGAAGCGGCGCGCAGTGCTTCGCTGCGGTTTGCCGCCCTCCCTGGGGGTGTCCCGTGCACGTGGCCTCGCTCGGAGCTGGAGGACCCGGCCGCGCCGCCTCCGCCAccgcctccctctccctcctgctcccacTCCTCCTCCAGCAGCCCGCTCCGTCCCCTCCTCCAGCAGCACCGCGGGCTCGCTCCCAGTCCCCACCCCCCGGGGCCTCGGGCGCCGGTGGAAAGCGGCTCCCTCCCCGCCGGGTTGCTGGCAGGGCGGGGCCGCGGCGCTCCCGGAGCTGCGGGGCGGGCGCGCGCGCGGGGTGCGTGTGCCGCTGCAGCCCTGCAGAAGCGACCGCGCCCGCCTCGCTCCTCCGCGGAGGGCCCTGCGCCCCCCCATCCCCGGCCTGGAGCGGCAGGCCCCGAGTGAATGAACTTGATTTTGG GTTGAATCCAAAAGTTTTCACaagcttaagaaagaaaaagaaaaattggcaaGTATTACACAGAAGAGTCCACAAAGCTGCCACAGCTTGA